A single Lolium perenne isolate Kyuss_39 chromosome 6, Kyuss_2.0, whole genome shotgun sequence DNA region contains:
- the LOC127307881 gene encoding heat stress transcription factor C-2a encodes MMSGGGVDSGSGGPAGVAPFVAKTYRMVDDPSTDGVIAWGRGSNSFVVADPFVFSQTLLPAHFKHSNFSSFVRQLNTYGFRKVDPDRWEFAHVSFLRGQTHLLRQIVRRSGSSGKRKDELGAAGTAEDDEDGSSATMVAMEVVRLRQEQKAIEDRVAVMWRRVQETERRPKQMLAFLLKVVGDPDVLRRLVGNTATGSGGSPRGHDGGRDEAGAEVKRPRLLLDQQQQIGRKTPVDGGAGNGLFYDVSHDAYVPEPSVDFTGFYTGGDGFSDVQLDGGDPPQYAFPVDSSSGY; translated from the exons ATGatgagcggcggcggcgtggatTCCGGGAGCGGCGGTCCGGCCGGCGTGGCGCCGTTCGTGGCCAAGACGTACCGGATGGTGGACGACCCGAGCACGGACGGCGTCATCGCCTGGGGCAGGGGCAGCAACAGCTTCGTCGTCGCCGACCCCTTCGTCTTCTCCCAGACCCTGCTCCCCGCCCACTTCAAGCACTCCAACTTCTCCAGCTTCGTCAGGCAGCTCAACACATAC GGATTCCGGAAGGTCGATCCGGACAGGTGGGAGTTCGCCCACGTGTCCTTCCTGCGCGGGCAGACGCACCTGCTGCGCCAGATCGTGCGgcggagcggcagcagcggcaagCGCAAGGACGAGCTCGGCGCCGCCGGCACCgcggaggacgacgaggacggcAGCAGCGCCACGATGGTGGCCATGGAGGTGGTCCGGCTCAGACAGGAGCAGAAGGCCATCGAGGACCGCGTGGCGGTCATGTGGCGCCGCGTGCAGGAGACGGAGCGCAGGCCCAAGCAGATGCTCGCCTTCCTCCTCAAGGTCGTCGGCGACCCCGACGTGCTGCGCCGCCTCGTCGGCAACACCGCCACCGGCTCGGGCGGCAGCCCCCGAGGCCACGACGGCGGCCGGGACGAGGCCGGCGCGGAGGTCAAGAGGCCGCGGCTGCTCCTCGACCAGCAGCAGCAGATCGGCAGGAAGACGCCCGTCGACGGCGGCGCCGGGAACGGGCTGTTCTACGACGTCAGCCACGACGCGTACGTGCCGGAGCCCAGCGTCGACTTCACCGGCTTCTACACCGGCGGCGACGGCTTCAGCGACGTGCAGCTCGACGGCGGGGACCCGCCGCAGTACGCGTTCCCCGTGGATAGCAGCAGCGGCTACTGA
- the LOC127307882 gene encoding E3 ubiquitin-protein ligase CCNB1IP1 homolog isoform X1, whose protein sequence is MKCNACWRDLEGQAISTTCGHLLCTEDAKKILSNDGACPICDQVLSKSHMKQIDVNPSDEWTNMSMTGVSPQILMKSAYRSVMFYIGQKELEMQYKMNRIVGQCRQKCELMQAKFSEKLEEVHTAYQKMAKRCQLMEQEIENLTRDKQELQEKFAEKSRQKRKLDEMYDQLRNEYESVKRSAIQPANNYFPRAQPDMFSGMPNILDGGDPLRQGSIDPPETPGRRDEGWAAQPRQRPQTSSPFELSTGSPGHNAAPPMDMRPRQPPRSVFGANMNNSSAALRNMIISPVKRPQLSRNRPQMFTL, encoded by the exons ATGAAGTGCAATGCTTGCTGGCGGGACTTGGAAGGGCAGGCCATATCAACAACATGTGGCCATCTGTTAT GTACGGAGGATGCAAAGAAAATACTCAGTAACGATGGTGCTTGTCCTATTTGTGATCAAGTGCTCTCTAAATC CCATATGAAGCAAATTGACGTAAATCCAAGCGATGAATGGACGAAT ATGTCAATGACTGGAGTTTCTCCACAGATAC TTATGAAAAGTGCATACAGGAGTGTCATGTTTTATATTGGACAAAAGGAACTGGAGATGCAATACAAGATGAACAGAATTGTTGGTCAATGTAGGCAAAAGTGTGAACTTATGCAGGCAAAGTTCAGTGAGAAACTGGAAGAAGTGCATACTGCCTACCAGAAGATGGCCAAAAGATGTCAGTTGATGGAACAAGAGATTGAAAACTTGACGAGGGATAAGCAGGAGCTACAAGAAAAATTTGCAGAGAAATCTAG GCAGAAGAGGAAGCTTGACGAGATGTATGATCAGCTGAGGAATGAGTATGAGTCTGTAAAACGTTCAGCCATTCAACCTGCAAACAACTACTTCCCAAGAGCTCAGCCAGACATGTTCTCGGGCATGCCCAACATATTGGATGGCGGCGACCCTCTGAGACAAG GATCGATTGATCCTCCTGAAACCCCAGGGCGCAGAGACGAGGGGTGGGCTGCACAACCAAGGCAAAGACCCCAGACGTCTAGTCCGTTTGAGCTGTCTACAGGATCTCCTGGTCATAATGCAGCACCTCCAATGGATATGAGACCCAGACAGCCGCCACGGTCCGTGTTTGGAGCTAACATGAACAATTCTTCTGCAGCTCTGCGAAATATGATAATCTCACCAGTGAAGCGTCCTCAGCTTTCCCGTAACCGTCCACAGATGTTCAC GTTGTAG
- the LOC127307882 gene encoding E3 ubiquitin-protein ligase CCNB1IP1 homolog isoform X3: MKCNACWRDLEGQAISTTCGHLLCTEDAKKILSNDGACPICDQVLSKSHMKQIDVNPSDEWTNMSMTGVSPQILMKSAYRSVMFYIGQKELEMQYKMNRIVGQCRQKCELMQAKFSEKLEEVHTAYQKMAKRCQLMEQEIENLTRDKQELQEKFAEKSRQKRKLDEMYDQLRNEYESVKRSAIQPANNYFPRAQPDMFSGMPNILDGGDPLRQGRRDEGWAAQPRQRPQTSSPFELSTGSPGHNAAPPMDMRPRQPPRSVFGANMNNSSAALRNMIISPVKRPQLSRNRPQMFTL, encoded by the exons ATGAAGTGCAATGCTTGCTGGCGGGACTTGGAAGGGCAGGCCATATCAACAACATGTGGCCATCTGTTAT GTACGGAGGATGCAAAGAAAATACTCAGTAACGATGGTGCTTGTCCTATTTGTGATCAAGTGCTCTCTAAATC CCATATGAAGCAAATTGACGTAAATCCAAGCGATGAATGGACGAAT ATGTCAATGACTGGAGTTTCTCCACAGATAC TTATGAAAAGTGCATACAGGAGTGTCATGTTTTATATTGGACAAAAGGAACTGGAGATGCAATACAAGATGAACAGAATTGTTGGTCAATGTAGGCAAAAGTGTGAACTTATGCAGGCAAAGTTCAGTGAGAAACTGGAAGAAGTGCATACTGCCTACCAGAAGATGGCCAAAAGATGTCAGTTGATGGAACAAGAGATTGAAAACTTGACGAGGGATAAGCAGGAGCTACAAGAAAAATTTGCAGAGAAATCTAG GCAGAAGAGGAAGCTTGACGAGATGTATGATCAGCTGAGGAATGAGTATGAGTCTGTAAAACGTTCAGCCATTCAACCTGCAAACAACTACTTCCCAAGAGCTCAGCCAGACATGTTCTCGGGCATGCCCAACATATTGGATGGCGGCGACCCTCTGAGACAAG GGCGCAGAGACGAGGGGTGGGCTGCACAACCAAGGCAAAGACCCCAGACGTCTAGTCCGTTTGAGCTGTCTACAGGATCTCCTGGTCATAATGCAGCACCTCCAATGGATATGAGACCCAGACAGCCGCCACGGTCCGTGTTTGGAGCTAACATGAACAATTCTTCTGCAGCTCTGCGAAATATGATAATCTCACCAGTGAAGCGTCCTCAGCTTTCCCGTAACCGTCCACAGATGTTCAC GTTGTAG
- the LOC127307882 gene encoding E3 ubiquitin-protein ligase CCNB1IP1 homolog isoform X2: MKCNACWRDLEGQAISTTCGHLLCTEDAKKILSNDGACPICDQVLSKSHMKQIDVNPSDEWTNMSMTGVSPQILMKSAYRSVMFYIGQKELEMQYKMNRIVGQCRQKCELMQAKFSEKLEEVHTAYQKMAKRCQLMEQEIENLTRDKQELQEKFAEKSRQKRKLDEMYDQLRNEYESVKRSAIQPANNYFPRAQPDMFSGMPNILDGGDPLRQGSIDPPETPGRRDEGWAAQPRQRPQTSSPFELSTGSPGHNAAPPMDMRPRQPPRSVFGANMNNSSAALRNMIISPVKRPQLSRNRPQMFT; the protein is encoded by the exons ATGAAGTGCAATGCTTGCTGGCGGGACTTGGAAGGGCAGGCCATATCAACAACATGTGGCCATCTGTTAT GTACGGAGGATGCAAAGAAAATACTCAGTAACGATGGTGCTTGTCCTATTTGTGATCAAGTGCTCTCTAAATC CCATATGAAGCAAATTGACGTAAATCCAAGCGATGAATGGACGAAT ATGTCAATGACTGGAGTTTCTCCACAGATAC TTATGAAAAGTGCATACAGGAGTGTCATGTTTTATATTGGACAAAAGGAACTGGAGATGCAATACAAGATGAACAGAATTGTTGGTCAATGTAGGCAAAAGTGTGAACTTATGCAGGCAAAGTTCAGTGAGAAACTGGAAGAAGTGCATACTGCCTACCAGAAGATGGCCAAAAGATGTCAGTTGATGGAACAAGAGATTGAAAACTTGACGAGGGATAAGCAGGAGCTACAAGAAAAATTTGCAGAGAAATCTAG GCAGAAGAGGAAGCTTGACGAGATGTATGATCAGCTGAGGAATGAGTATGAGTCTGTAAAACGTTCAGCCATTCAACCTGCAAACAACTACTTCCCAAGAGCTCAGCCAGACATGTTCTCGGGCATGCCCAACATATTGGATGGCGGCGACCCTCTGAGACAAG GATCGATTGATCCTCCTGAAACCCCAGGGCGCAGAGACGAGGGGTGGGCTGCACAACCAAGGCAAAGACCCCAGACGTCTAGTCCGTTTGAGCTGTCTACAGGATCTCCTGGTCATAATGCAGCACCTCCAATGGATATGAGACCCAGACAGCCGCCACGGTCCGTGTTTGGAGCTAACATGAACAATTCTTCTGCAGCTCTGCGAAATATGATAATCTCACCAGTGAAGCGTCCTCAGCTTTCCCGTAACCGTCCACAGATGTTCACGTAA
- the LOC127307882 gene encoding E3 ubiquitin-protein ligase CCNB1IP1 homolog isoform X4 — protein MKCNACWRDLEGQAISTTCGHLLCTEDAKKILSNDGACPICDQVLSKSHMKQIDVNPSDEWTNMSMTGVSPQILMKSAYRSVMFYIGQKELEMQYKMNRIVGQCRQKCELMQAKFSEKLEEVHTAYQKMAKRCQLMEQEIENLTRDKQELQEKFAEKSRQKRKLDEMYDQLRNEYESVKRSAIQPANNYFPRAQPDMFSGMPNILDGGDPLRQGRRDEGWAAQPRQRPQTSSPFELSTGSPGHNAAPPMDMRPRQPPRSVFGANMNNSSAALRNMIISPVKRPQLSRNRPQMFT, from the exons ATGAAGTGCAATGCTTGCTGGCGGGACTTGGAAGGGCAGGCCATATCAACAACATGTGGCCATCTGTTAT GTACGGAGGATGCAAAGAAAATACTCAGTAACGATGGTGCTTGTCCTATTTGTGATCAAGTGCTCTCTAAATC CCATATGAAGCAAATTGACGTAAATCCAAGCGATGAATGGACGAAT ATGTCAATGACTGGAGTTTCTCCACAGATAC TTATGAAAAGTGCATACAGGAGTGTCATGTTTTATATTGGACAAAAGGAACTGGAGATGCAATACAAGATGAACAGAATTGTTGGTCAATGTAGGCAAAAGTGTGAACTTATGCAGGCAAAGTTCAGTGAGAAACTGGAAGAAGTGCATACTGCCTACCAGAAGATGGCCAAAAGATGTCAGTTGATGGAACAAGAGATTGAAAACTTGACGAGGGATAAGCAGGAGCTACAAGAAAAATTTGCAGAGAAATCTAG GCAGAAGAGGAAGCTTGACGAGATGTATGATCAGCTGAGGAATGAGTATGAGTCTGTAAAACGTTCAGCCATTCAACCTGCAAACAACTACTTCCCAAGAGCTCAGCCAGACATGTTCTCGGGCATGCCCAACATATTGGATGGCGGCGACCCTCTGAGACAAG GGCGCAGAGACGAGGGGTGGGCTGCACAACCAAGGCAAAGACCCCAGACGTCTAGTCCGTTTGAGCTGTCTACAGGATCTCCTGGTCATAATGCAGCACCTCCAATGGATATGAGACCCAGACAGCCGCCACGGTCCGTGTTTGGAGCTAACATGAACAATTCTTCTGCAGCTCTGCGAAATATGATAATCTCACCAGTGAAGCGTCCTCAGCTTTCCCGTAACCGTCCACAGATGTTCACGTAA